A window from Lachnoanaerobaculum umeaense encodes these proteins:
- the plsY gene encoding glycerol-3-phosphate 1-O-acyltransferase PlsY: protein MIRILLLIIGYIIGNIETGYIFGKLNKMDIRNYGSGNAGATNTLRVLGPKAGLIVFLGDFCKSLIPCLVVRYIFRDNVSLSYMYMLYIGLGVVLGHNFPFYLGFKGGKGVASTAGIIMALDIRIAAVCLAAFIVIVAFTRYVSLASIVVMIIFIGMSHLLVKTNYGFANGSSPMEFRLLVVVIGFLSIFMHRANIKRLLSGTENKIGKKV from the coding sequence ATGATTAGAATTCTTCTTTTAATAATAGGATATATTATCGGAAATATAGAGACCGGATACATATTCGGAAAACTCAATAAGATGGATATAAGAAATTATGGTTCAGGAAATGCCGGTGCAACAAATACTCTTAGGGTACTTGGCCCAAAGGCAGGACTTATAGTTTTTTTAGGAGATTTTTGTAAATCCTTGATTCCCTGTTTGGTTGTAAGATATATTTTTAGAGATAATGTAAGTTTAAGCTATATGTATATGCTCTATATTGGACTTGGTGTGGTACTTGGTCACAACTTCCCATTCTATCTTGGGTTTAAAGGTGGAAAGGGAGTTGCTTCCACAGCAGGTATTATAATGGCTTTGGATATAAGGATTGCAGCAGTCTGTCTAGCTGCATTTATAGTTATAGTTGCTTTTACAAGATATGTGTCATTGGCATCAATAGTTGTAATGATTATCTTCATAGGTATGTCACATCTGTTGGTAAAGACAAACTACGGATTTGCCAATGGAAGTTCACCGATGGAATTTAGACTTTTAGTTGTTGTTATCGGATTTTTATCAATATTTATGCATAGAGCAAATATAAAAAGACTACTTAGTGGTACGGAGAATAAAATAGGGAAAAAGGTGTGA
- the der gene encoding ribosome biogenesis GTPase Der, whose translation MSKPVVAIIGRPNVGKSTLFNAIAGEPISIVKDTPGVTRDRIYADCTWLDMNFTLIDTGGIEPDSSDIILSQMREQAEIAIETADVIVFITDVRQGLVDSDSKVCDMLRKSRKPVVLAVNKVDSMAKFGNDVYEFYNLGIGDPVPVSAASRLGIGDLLEAVAAHFKSRDTEDDEDDDRPRIAIVGKPNVGKSSIINRLTGQNRVIVSDIAGTTRDAIDTVVVNNKQEYVFIDTAGLRRKSKVKEDIERYSIIRTVTAVDRADVVILVIDANEGVTEQDAKIAGIAHDKGKGIIVAVNKWDLIEKDNKTIYEYTNNIKRILSFMPYAEFVFISALSGQRLQKLFEMIDIVRENQTLRIQTGVLNEIISEATVMQQPPSDKGKRLKIFYTTQVAVKPPTFVIFVNIKQLMHFSYQRYLENKIREAFGFKGTSIRFIIRERGEDNK comes from the coding sequence ATGAGTAAACCCGTAGTTGCCATTATAGGCAGGCCGAATGTAGGAAAGTCTACATTGTTTAACGCCATAGCAGGGGAGCCTATTTCCATAGTAAAGGATACCCCGGGAGTGACAAGAGACAGAATATATGCCGATTGTACATGGCTTGATATGAATTTTACACTTATAGATACAGGTGGAATAGAGCCGGACAGCAGTGATATCATACTTTCACAGATGAGAGAACAGGCTGAGATAGCTATAGAGACAGCAGATGTAATAGTATTTATTACAGATGTGCGTCAAGGTCTTGTGGATTCTGACTCTAAGGTTTGTGATATGTTAAGAAAGTCAAGAAAACCGGTTGTACTTGCCGTAAACAAGGTTGACTCAATGGCTAAATTTGGAAATGATGTATATGAGTTTTACAATCTGGGAATAGGAGATCCTGTACCGGTATCAGCGGCATCCAGACTTGGTATAGGTGACTTACTTGAGGCTGTAGCGGCACATTTTAAGAGTAGGGACACTGAAGATGATGAGGATGATGACAGACCGAGAATTGCCATAGTCGGAAAGCCAAATGTAGGTAAATCATCTATTATCAACAGACTTACAGGTCAAAACAGAGTAATCGTATCGGATATTGCAGGAACTACCAGAGATGCTATAGATACTGTAGTTGTAAACAATAAGCAGGAATATGTTTTTATAGATACAGCAGGCCTTAGAAGAAAATCAAAGGTAAAAGAAGATATTGAAAGATATTCAATAATTAGAACTGTAACTGCTGTAGACAGAGCTGATGTGGTAATACTTGTTATTGATGCAAATGAGGGTGTTACAGAGCAGGATGCAAAGATTGCCGGAATAGCACATGATAAGGGTAAGGGTATTATTGTTGCTGTAAATAAATGGGATCTTATTGAAAAGGATAATAAAACTATTTATGAGTACACCAATAATATAAAGAGAATACTTTCATTTATGCCATATGCGGAGTTTGTCTTTATATCTGCACTAAGCGGTCAGAGACTTCAAAAGCTTTTTGAGATGATAGATATTGTCAGAGAGAATCAGACACTCAGAATACAGACAGGTGTTTTAAATGAGATTATCTCAGAAGCTACAGTAATGCAGCAGCCACCATCAGATAAGGGTAAGAGATTAAAGATATTCTATACCACACAGGTAGCAGTAAAGCCGCCTACATTTGTTATTTTTGTAAATATAAAGCAACTTATGCATTTCTCCTATCAAAGATATTTGGAGAACAAGATTAGAGAGGCCTTTGGATTTAAGGGTACATCTATAAGATTTATTATCAGAGAAAGAGGAGAGGACAATAAATAA
- a CDS encoding DUF512 domain-containing protein, translated as MSFHIIKSIAKGSIAEELEIEPGDKLISIDGNEIKDVLDYRYYINAEEFTMVIEKANGEEWELDIENDYEDIGLEFEEGLMSDYKSCTNNCIFCFIDQMPQGMRETLYFKDDDSRLSFLQGNYVTLTNMKDADIDRIIRFNLAPINISVHTTNPELRKKMLHNRFAGESLRYIDKLYEKNVPMNGQVVMCPGYNDGEELKRTLNDLLKYAPTMESVSVVPVGVTKYRDDLPRLSLVDKAKAIETIEIIEDIQRKAMEKCNIHFAQASDEFYLIAEREMPGEDTYDGYIQLENGVGMLRLLSEEVQDAIETLQIDKADMKKEEVISIATAILPAHSMKKLAKKVEKRFPAKKINFYTIRNDFFGERITVAGLLTGVDIINQLKGKDLGERLLLSVNMFRSGEEVLLDDLTRTDIERELNVKTVIVGQSGYDLVNAIVSDSYIEENAYKAYEKGVNNE; from the coding sequence ATGAGTTTTCATATAATAAAGAGCATTGCCAAAGGGTCTATAGCCGAGGAGCTTGAAATAGAGCCGGGAGATAAGCTTATATCTATTGATGGTAATGAAATAAAAGATGTATTAGATTATAGATATTATATAAATGCCGAAGAGTTCACCATGGTGATTGAAAAAGCAAATGGTGAAGAGTGGGAGCTGGATATTGAAAATGACTATGAAGATATAGGACTGGAGTTTGAAGAGGGACTTATGAGTGATTATAAATCCTGTACAAACAACTGTATATTCTGCTTTATAGACCAGATGCCACAGGGAATGAGAGAGACACTTTATTTTAAAGATGATGATTCCAGACTTTCCTTTTTACAAGGGAATTATGTAACACTCACAAATATGAAGGATGCGGATATTGATAGAATAATAAGGTTTAATTTGGCACCTATCAATATATCAGTACATACTACAAATCCTGAACTTAGAAAAAAGATGCTTCACAATCGCTTTGCAGGAGAGTCACTAAGGTATATAGATAAGCTTTATGAGAAAAATGTACCTATGAACGGGCAGGTGGTTATGTGTCCGGGGTATAATGACGGTGAAGAGTTAAAGCGTACATTAAATGATTTATTAAAATACGCACCTACAATGGAGAGCGTATCGGTAGTGCCTGTAGGTGTTACAAAGTACAGGGACGATTTGCCAAGACTTTCACTTGTGGATAAGGCTAAGGCAATAGAGACCATAGAAATTATAGAGGATATTCAAAGAAAAGCTATGGAAAAATGTAATATACATTTTGCTCAGGCAAGTGATGAGTTTTATCTGATTGCAGAAAGAGAAATGCCCGGGGAAGATACCTATGACGGGTATATACAGCTGGAAAACGGTGTGGGAATGCTTAGACTTCTGAGTGAGGAAGTACAAGATGCAATAGAAACCTTGCAAATAGATAAAGCGGATATGAAAAAGGAAGAGGTTATAAGTATCGCAACAGCCATTTTGCCTGCACATTCCATGAAGAAACTGGCAAAAAAGGTTGAGAAAAGATTCCCGGCAAAAAAGATAAATTTCTATACCATAAGAAATGATTTCTTTGGAGAGAGGATTACCGTTGCGGGGCTTTTGACCGGAGTTGATATAATAAATCAGCTAAAGGGAAAGGATCTGGGCGAAAGACTTTTGCTCTCTGTAAATATGTTTAGAAGTGGAGAAGAGGTATTGCTGGATGATTTAACCAGAACCGATATTGAAAGAGAATTAAATGTCAAAACAGTTATTGTCGGTCAGTCAGGTTACGATCTGGTAAATGCCATAGTATCTGACAGTTATATAGAAGAAAATGCCTATAAGGCATATGAAAAAGGAGTTAATAATGAGTAA
- a CDS encoding phosphatase yields MKDIMDLHTHTVASGHAYNTIYEMARSASERGLSLLGITDHGPAMKSGVPANYFNNFKMLPRELYGIKLMFGCELNILDYDGKIDLPQSMLEKQDFTVASIHKPLYTIGTVSQNTKAYISAMQNPYIQIIGHPDDADIPVDYEELVCAAKENHVLLEVNSESLNPRCVRNSGATKNYMKMLDYCKTYKVSIVLDSDAHCEIDVGNHEKSIALLESISFPEELVVNRSIEALSEYIMLPTQKIGNKK; encoded by the coding sequence ATGAAAGATATAATGGATTTGCATACACATACAGTTGCTAGTGGGCATGCCTATAATACGATATATGAAATGGCAAGAAGTGCTTCAGAAAGGGGATTATCTTTACTTGGTATAACTGATCATGGACCGGCTATGAAATCAGGTGTGCCGGCAAATTATTTTAATAATTTTAAGATGCTTCCAAGAGAATTGTATGGAATCAAATTAATGTTTGGATGTGAACTGAATATTTTAGATTACGATGGTAAAATCGATTTACCACAATCTATGTTGGAAAAACAAGATTTTACTGTAGCGAGTATTCATAAACCTCTTTACACTATTGGAACAGTATCACAAAATACAAAGGCATATATAAGTGCTATGCAAAATCCATATATTCAGATTATTGGACATCCTGATGATGCAGACATTCCTGTGGATTATGAAGAACTTGTTTGTGCTGCAAAAGAAAATCATGTTTTGTTAGAAGTAAATAGCGAATCTCTTAATCCTAGATGTGTGAGAAATAGTGGAGCAACTAAGAATTACATGAAAATGTTAGATTATTGTAAGACATATAAGGTTTCTATTGTATTAGATAGTGATGCTCATTGTGAAATAGATGTAGGAAATCATGAAAAATCAATTGCTTTACTTGAGAGCATAAGTTTTCCGGAAGAGTTGGTTGTGAATCGTTCTATTGAGGCTTTATCAGAATATATTATGTTACCAACACAAAAAATCGGCAATAAAAAATAA
- a CDS encoding carbohydrate ABC transporter permease — MNNNIKTNNIRLRQQVRLIPGYILLILWCLFIVVMLGWIVIASLSTTKEIFSDNLLRSGPHWDNYTHVIKNGHLVTAFLNSLLYSASSVFFSILICAPAAYGLARFKFKFSEAIKRLLVIGLGVPGVMIIMPLFSLVSALNVSNSKITLIVIYVVTSIPFSTFYLLPAFTDISDSYEEAAAIDGCGPLRTFWTIVFPLAGNSITTLVIFQFIGKWNEYFMALIFAGSTENMSLSVALYQLIVAMTREGGWSGMFAAVTFVSAPTIIIYILLSKRLIGGATAGGLKG, encoded by the coding sequence ATGAATAATAATATAAAGACGAATAATATACGACTACGTCAACAAGTAAGGTTAATTCCGGGATATATCCTGCTTATACTTTGGTGTTTATTTATAGTTGTAATGTTAGGTTGGATAGTTATAGCAAGTTTATCAACAACTAAAGAAATCTTTTCAGATAATCTACTTAGAAGCGGACCACATTGGGATAATTATACACATGTAATAAAAAATGGACATTTAGTTACTGCATTTTTGAATTCACTTTTATATAGTGCATCATCAGTATTCTTTAGTATATTGATTTGTGCTCCGGCCGCATATGGGCTGGCAAGATTTAAATTTAAATTTAGTGAAGCGATAAAGCGCTTGCTGGTAATAGGTTTAGGTGTGCCGGGAGTTATGATTATAATGCCGCTATTTTCGCTTGTAAGTGCACTAAATGTGAGTAATTCAAAAATTACACTCATAGTAATTTATGTTGTCACATCTATTCCGTTCTCTACATTTTATCTTCTTCCGGCCTTTACTGATATATCAGATAGTTATGAAGAGGCGGCTGCAATTGATGGATGCGGTCCACTACGAACTTTTTGGACCATTGTGTTTCCACTTGCCGGTAATAGTATTACAACGTTGGTAATTTTCCAGTTTATTGGAAAATGGAATGAATATTTTATGGCACTTATATTTGCCGGAAGTACAGAAAATATGTCGTTAAGTGTCGCACTTTATCAACTTATCGTTGCTATGACAAGAGAAGGAGGATGGAGTGGAATGTTTGCTGCTGTTACATTTGTTTCAGCACCTACGATAATTATTTATATTTTATTGTCTAAAAGATTAATTGGAGGAGCTACAGCCGGAGGATTAAAAGGCTAA
- a CDS encoding carbohydrate ABC transporter permease — MIRLRQKKTTIFIFIAPAIIPFLAFFCYPVLRTFLMSFFDVEQISSKIVTWKFVGLDNYFTLKATSFPNSLMMLFKVWLCCGIVVFILSLLFATMLTSGVYGKGFFRSMLYLTNVIPQIALGYMWTLYVFSSRFGMLKKLFNSVGLEKAASFAWTSPDNMFISMCIAYVFSCTGYFMLQYMAAIEAIPKSLYEAAEIDGATKFSQFLNITFPLIRNTLVTSLTLWTSRVCAFFALSRVFISSKTVSPLMYIYNVLFGTDSSNTAVGVGAAASVIVALIVVAVFMISNLIPKNKDIEL, encoded by the coding sequence GTGATTAGATTGAGACAAAAAAAAACCACAATATTTATATTTATTGCTCCTGCTATAATTCCTTTTCTTGCTTTTTTTTGTTATCCGGTTCTAAGAACTTTTTTGATGAGCTTTTTTGATGTTGAGCAAATTAGTAGTAAGATTGTGACTTGGAAGTTCGTAGGTCTAGATAATTATTTTACATTAAAGGCAACAAGTTTTCCTAATTCATTGATGATGTTATTTAAAGTTTGGCTCTGCTGTGGTATTGTTGTTTTTATACTTTCATTATTATTTGCAACTATGTTAACATCAGGAGTATATGGAAAAGGCTTTTTTCGCTCAATGTTATATTTAACAAATGTTATTCCACAAATTGCACTTGGATATATGTGGACATTATATGTATTTAGTTCACGCTTTGGAATGCTAAAAAAGCTATTTAATTCTGTTGGATTAGAAAAGGCTGCAAGTTTTGCTTGGACATCTCCCGATAATATGTTTATTTCTATGTGTATTGCGTATGTATTTAGTTGTACAGGATATTTTATGCTTCAATATATGGCCGCAATTGAAGCTATTCCTAAAAGTCTCTATGAGGCAGCTGAAATAGATGGTGCTACAAAGTTTTCACAATTTTTGAATATTACTTTTCCTCTAATTCGTAATACGTTAGTTACTTCATTAACATTGTGGACTAGTCGTGTATGTGCTTTTTTTGCCCTGTCAAGAGTTTTTATATCTTCAAAGACGGTTTCACCATTGATGTATATATATAATGTTTTATTTGGTACAGATTCAAGTAATACGGCAGTTGGAGTAGGAGCAGCAGCATCAGTTATAGTTGCACTCATTGTTGTAGCAGTATTTATGATTTCCAATCTTATTCCAAAGAATAAGGATATTGAACTTTAG
- a CDS encoding ABC transporter substrate-binding protein, with translation MKKVVNLFSTVALSLCFLCACGGNSATTSGGDGSVKSGSGNESSENATPEVKQADAGSKLNADIVYWSSYTESSNYGQSIKAAADAFMKENPGVKISISFQGTDISSTLTPALQAGNNITMFEANSDNVVRLWKDYLMDLGEFYEKTYPQTGGKSYADSILPAYEKLAKTQGDGKYVYFPYTPQFLNVWYNKDIFEECGITEKPKTWDEMMEVCATLKKNGYTPFTSDQNHIDYNLSLYLERLLGAEGTNELANGDGSAWDNPEVLKAVKKFEDAASKGYWAENIMTVVTPEAQQEMVLDKKIAMYVCGSWMPNNVRESAGDDFRWGSFTYPLVENGADDGSSLCYGCYGIAINKNATAEEAEACAAFATYLTLGEWGDYMVKNCNAIPITNDPNVKWPKMIADAEHIYDGITNRWPAHGHMRTNGDFLPVFQSACTKLYGGKMTAEEFIAECKAYFK, from the coding sequence ATGAAGAAGGTTGTAAATTTATTTTCGACAGTTGCATTATCTCTATGCTTTTTGTGCGCATGTGGTGGGAACAGTGCGACAACAAGTGGAGGTGATGGTTCTGTAAAATCGGGAAGTGGAAATGAGAGCTCTGAAAACGCTACTCCGGAAGTCAAGCAAGCAGATGCAGGTAGCAAATTAAACGCAGACATAGTATATTGGTCATCATATACAGAGAGTTCTAATTATGGTCAAAGTATTAAAGCAGCAGCAGATGCATTTATGAAGGAGAATCCCGGAGTAAAGATTTCAATTTCTTTCCAGGGAACTGATATTTCATCTACACTTACTCCGGCACTTCAGGCAGGTAATAATATAACAATGTTTGAGGCAAATAGCGATAATGTTGTTCGCCTATGGAAAGACTATCTAATGGATTTGGGTGAGTTTTACGAAAAAACTTATCCTCAAACAGGTGGAAAGTCTTATGCTGACAGTATTCTCCCTGCATATGAAAAGCTGGCAAAGACACAAGGAGATGGGAAATATGTATACTTTCCTTATACTCCACAGTTCTTAAATGTATGGTATAACAAAGATATTTTCGAGGAATGTGGCATAACCGAAAAACCAAAAACTTGGGATGAAATGATGGAAGTATGCGCTACGCTTAAAAAGAATGGTTATACTCCATTTACTTCTGATCAAAATCATATTGATTATAATTTGAGTCTTTATTTGGAACGTCTTTTAGGTGCTGAGGGAACTAATGAGTTAGCGAATGGTGATGGTTCTGCATGGGATAATCCGGAGGTTTTAAAAGCTGTAAAGAAATTTGAGGATGCTGCAAGTAAGGGGTATTGGGCCGAGAATATTATGACAGTTGTTACTCCGGAAGCACAGCAAGAGATGGTTCTTGATAAGAAAATTGCTATGTATGTATGTGGTTCTTGGATGCCTAATAATGTACGTGAATCAGCAGGGGATGATTTTAGATGGGGTAGCTTTACATATCCACTTGTTGAGAATGGTGCTGATGATGGCTCTTCTCTATGTTATGGATGTTATGGTATAGCAATAAATAAAAATGCTACAGCTGAAGAAGCTGAGGCTTGTGCAGCTTTTGCTACATATTTAACACTTGGTGAATGGGGAGATTATATGGTTAAGAATTGTAATGCAATCCCTATTACTAATGATCCTAATGTTAAATGGCCGAAGATGATTGCTGACGCTGAGCATATTTATGATGGAATTACTAATAGGTGGCCTGCACATGGACATATGAGAACTAATGGTGATTTTTTACCTGTTTTTCAGTCTGCATGTACTAAGCTTTATGGTGGTAAAATGACAGCAGAAGAATTTATTGCTGAATGTAAAGCGTATTTTAAGTAA
- a CDS encoding type I restriction enzyme HsdR N-terminal domain-containing protein has product MISFNDVYLNNSIRKTAIRIIKKCPGIYGMIKVGINANFEVGISNEPNLCYEVPNEFVFYIEHEKKHDKGDVHVSFELKNELDIEAILVEKDYIQFEKNGNQILFKFDISGFTGSTTTLSIHTRIEEPGLKIRLEHNHIGRKAGMYRNINYPGTQIIAAHHYIMGMREIIRMLNLPSYLANNNLGYMYILGFETNNEIHTDYPPHWHLIYRWETFVGSQAPHLYLGENGETLYNKCYIDGIEGVCRTFENGEWCKFVDYLGTDVCALCVKDDGVFVTKPYGDVYHMSNFEENKVVIKKNDVKIGEIEVADDVKKGIYEIKWTKLSGIETPGSYVQKIIYDPLTGVFFESHVHNFGL; this is encoded by the coding sequence ATGATTTCTTTTAATGATGTATATCTTAATAATTCAATTAGGAAAACAGCAATACGTATAATAAAAAAATGTCCCGGTATATATGGGATGATTAAAGTGGGTATAAATGCAAATTTTGAAGTTGGAATTTCAAATGAACCTAATTTATGCTATGAAGTACCAAATGAATTTGTTTTTTATATTGAACATGAAAAAAAACATGATAAAGGGGATGTACATGTTTCGTTTGAACTTAAAAACGAATTAGATATAGAAGCAATATTGGTAGAAAAAGATTACATACAGTTTGAAAAAAATGGAAATCAAATATTATTTAAATTTGATATTAGTGGGTTTACAGGAAGTACTACAACGCTTAGTATACATACTCGGATTGAAGAGCCGGGTTTAAAAATTAGATTAGAACATAATCATATTGGAAGAAAAGCGGGAATGTACAGAAATATCAATTATCCCGGAACGCAGATTATTGCCGCACACCATTATATAATGGGTATGAGAGAAATTATAAGGATGCTAAATTTGCCATCATATCTAGCAAATAATAATTTAGGATATATGTATATTTTGGGGTTTGAAACAAATAATGAAATTCATACTGATTATCCTCCACATTGGCATCTTATATATCGTTGGGAAACATTTGTCGGTTCTCAAGCTCCTCACTTATATTTAGGAGAAAATGGAGAAACATTATATAATAAATGTTATATCGACGGTATAGAAGGTGTTTGTAGAACTTTTGAAAATGGAGAATGGTGTAAGTTTGTTGACTATTTAGGAACGGATGTATGTGCTTTGTGTGTTAAAGATGATGGCGTTTTTGTAACTAAACCATATGGTGATGTCTACCATATGAGTAATTTTGAAGAAAATAAGGTTGTGATTAAAAAAAATGATGTAAAAATTGGGGAAATAGAAGTAGCAGATGATGTTAAAAAAGGAATATATGAAATAAAATGGACAAAGTTATCCGGTATAGAAACACCTGGGAGTTATGTTCAAAAAATAATATATGATCCGTTAACAGGTGTATTTTTTGAAAGTCATGTACACAATTTTGGTTTATAA
- a CDS encoding MgtC/SapB family protein has product MEKYVINDSIFLFQLICAGLCGTALGVERQSRMKSAGVRTHFIVSVASALMMIVSKYGFLDVISIEGASVDISRVAAGIISGIGILGGGLIFISKQGLVRGMTTAAGIWMTVGIGMAIGARMYILGFEGTILILIMQCLFHRKLEILKDPLRAKVMFLVGDRKEDVETVVQKLEDIGMEVSMIKVERKGDKNFQMKCETVLPRNMERDDFTEKIVGIENLLSYEV; this is encoded by the coding sequence ATGGAAAAATATGTAATTAATGATAGTATTTTTTTATTTCAGCTTATATGTGCCGGACTTTGTGGTACAGCTTTAGGAGTGGAACGACAGAGTAGAATGAAGTCTGCCGGAGTAAGAACACATTTCATAGTATCCGTAGCATCTGCACTTATGATGATTGTATCAAAATACGGTTTTTTAGATGTTATCTCGATTGAAGGTGCAAGTGTGGATATATCCAGAGTTGCAGCAGGAATTATATCAGGTATAGGTATACTTGGAGGAGGATTGATTTTCATCAGCAAACAAGGGCTTGTTCGAGGTATGACAACTGCTGCCGGAATATGGATGACAGTAGGCATTGGTATGGCTATAGGTGCAAGAATGTATATACTTGGTTTTGAAGGTACAATCCTTATACTTATTATGCAGTGTTTATTCCATAGAAAACTCGAAATACTAAAAGATCCTTTACGAGCAAAGGTAATGTTTTTGGTTGGAGACAGAAAAGAAGATGTAGAAACAGTAGTTCAAAAGCTTGAGGATATTGGTATGGAAGTAAGTATGATAAAGGTTGAAAGAAAGGGAGATAAAAACTTTCAGATGAAATGTGAAACTGTGCTTCCAAGAAATATGGAAAGAGACGATTTTACAGAAAAAATTGTGGGAATAGAAAATTTATTATCTTATGAGGTTTAA